In the genome of Chitinophagales bacterium, one region contains:
- a CDS encoding LuxR C-terminal-related transcriptional regulator: MDFKGLEVIERFIKEIKSLNLNSTKNLKEVCLKTESQPYMTIINKLPSAEVEYMNQLSIDYCGIDNKKARTMGFKFINLFIHKDNLASIYYGLEHFALNPKEPLRMSWKIKLPDSGENRWIFVISYAIQLHDENKSVQGAKYILSFVKDINSLFEEDRAFRMLKKKHSQIDAHLDKFNTLTKREKVILKMIVEECTSEKIGELLDISANTVKTYRQNIIKKLGVKTSVGLGKFAWLFEME, from the coding sequence ATGGATTTTAAGGGACTAGAGGTAATAGAGCGTTTTATTAAGGAAATTAAATCACTCAACCTGAACAGCACAAAGAACTTAAAGGAAGTTTGCCTTAAAACCGAGTCGCAGCCCTACATGACAATCATTAACAAACTACCATCTGCTGAAGTGGAGTATATGAACCAATTGTCTATTGATTACTGCGGTATAGACAATAAGAAAGCCCGGACCATGGGCTTTAAATTTATCAATCTTTTTATACACAAAGACAATCTCGCCTCTATATATTATGGACTAGAACACTTTGCGCTCAATCCAAAAGAGCCATTGCGAATGTCCTGGAAAATCAAATTGCCGGATAGCGGAGAAAACCGTTGGATATTTGTGATATCATACGCGATTCAGTTGCACGATGAAAATAAGTCTGTCCAAGGTGCCAAATATATCCTCAGTTTTGTAAAGGATATCAATTCTTTATTTGAGGAAGACAGGGCCTTTAGGATGTTGAAAAAGAAACACTCACAAATAGATGCCCATTTAGATAAGTTCAATACCCTGACCAAGCGTGAAAAAGTAATCCTTAAAATGATAGTAGAGGAATGCACAAGTGAAAAAATAGGTGAATTACTGGACATCAGTGCCAATACTGTTAAAACTTATCGACAGAATATTATAAAAAAACTGGGCGTAAAAACTTCGGTAGGTTTGGGCAAATTTGCCTGGCTATTCGAAATGGAGTGA